A stretch of Kaistella flava (ex Peng et al. 2021) DNA encodes these proteins:
- a CDS encoding CocE/NonD family hydrolase, with protein sequence MKKYFPIFFVFCFVFGLAQNKPDNTFVKEHYTKKEVYIPMRDGVKLFTSVYIPKDISKSQKYPFLMQRTCYSVAPYGENEFKSSLGPNPYLMKDQYIFVYQDVRGRYMSEGTFTNMTPQVVHKTKKDVDESTDTYDTIDWLLKNVANNNGKVGQYGTSYPGFYTAAGTLSEHPALVASSPQAPISDFWNDDFLHNGRFMLGYFRTFPVFGIQKTKPEEKAWYMDTFIKQTSEDGLKFYRDMGTLKEGYEKYYKDNFFMTEIMNHPNYDEFWQKRSLLPHLKNINHAVMTVGGWFDAEDLSGPLNIYKTIEKTSPKAKNTIVMGPFSHGAWSREPGKQFHNEIYFGDSISTYYQTKLETPFFKHYLKGNSKIDAGLPEATMFDTGKMEWKEFSNYPPQNTKKVNFYLADGTFKNSPSNHNSEYYSDPDNPVLSSENLKDFNGFTPRNYMSEDQRFSEGRPDVVSFTTDILTEDLTLTGEILAKLNISSTSTDADFAVKLIDVYPEDFVPKEKKEGVVYGNYHQMVRSEIMPARFRNSREKGEALVPNQKTAVEVKLQDVLHTFKKGHKIQIQISSTWFPLFAVNPQKFLENPNFATKEDYTKAFIKIFGDSYLEVNVLK encoded by the coding sequence ATGAAAAAATACTTTCCCATTTTCTTTGTGTTCTGCTTTGTCTTTGGACTGGCGCAAAACAAACCAGACAATACTTTTGTAAAAGAACATTACACCAAAAAAGAAGTTTACATCCCGATGAGAGATGGTGTAAAACTTTTTACTTCTGTTTATATTCCAAAAGATATTTCTAAATCCCAGAAATATCCATTCTTAATGCAAAGAACATGTTACAGTGTTGCTCCGTATGGCGAGAATGAATTCAAATCTTCTTTAGGTCCGAATCCATATTTGATGAAAGATCAGTACATCTTCGTTTACCAAGATGTTCGCGGTAGATATATGAGCGAAGGAACATTTACCAATATGACGCCGCAAGTTGTACACAAAACGAAAAAAGATGTTGATGAAAGTACCGATACTTATGATACGATCGATTGGTTGTTAAAGAATGTTGCAAATAATAATGGGAAAGTCGGTCAATATGGAACTTCTTATCCAGGATTTTATACCGCTGCGGGAACGCTTTCAGAACATCCGGCTTTGGTCGCATCTTCTCCACAAGCGCCGATTTCAGATTTTTGGAATGATGATTTTTTGCATAATGGAAGATTTATGTTAGGTTATTTCAGAACGTTTCCAGTGTTTGGAATTCAGAAAACTAAGCCTGAAGAAAAAGCTTGGTATATGGATACTTTCATAAAACAGACTTCTGAAGATGGATTAAAGTTTTACCGCGACATGGGAACCTTGAAAGAAGGTTATGAAAAATATTACAAAGATAATTTCTTTATGACTGAAATTATGAATCACCCTAACTATGATGAATTTTGGCAAAAAAGAAGTTTGCTTCCTCATTTGAAAAACATCAATCATGCGGTAATGACTGTTGGTGGTTGGTTTGATGCTGAAGATTTATCCGGTCCTTTAAACATTTATAAAACCATTGAAAAAACCAGTCCGAAAGCAAAGAATACGATTGTAATGGGACCATTTTCTCATGGTGCTTGGTCTAGAGAGCCAGGAAAACAATTCCATAATGAAATCTATTTCGGAGATAGTATTTCGACTTATTATCAAACTAAATTGGAGACTCCGTTTTTCAAACATTATTTAAAAGGCAATTCAAAAATTGACGCGGGATTACCTGAAGCAACTATGTTCGACACCGGAAAAATGGAGTGGAAAGAGTTTTCCAATTATCCTCCACAGAATACTAAAAAGGTGAATTTCTATCTTGCTGATGGGACCTTTAAAAATAGTCCTTCCAATCATAATTCGGAATATTACAGCGATCCAGACAATCCAGTTTTGAGTTCTGAAAATCTAAAAGACTTCAATGGTTTCACTCCAAGAAATTACATGAGTGAAGATCAACGTTTTTCCGAAGGAAGACCAGATGTAGTAAGTTTCACCACTGATATTTTAACAGAAGATCTTACTTTGACTGGCGAAATTTTAGCAAAACTAAATATATCTTCTACTTCAACTGATGCAGATTTTGCTGTAAAATTAATCGATGTTTATCCTGAAGATTTTGTGCCGAAAGAAAAAAAGGAAGGTGTCGTTTATGGAAATTACCATCAAATGGTTCGAAGCGAAATTATGCCTGCGAGATTTAGAAACTCCAGAGAGAAAGGAGAAGCCTTAGTTCCTAATCAAAAAACTGCGGTAGAAGTGAAACTGCAAGATGTTCTTCACACCTTTAAGAAAGGACATAAAATCCAGATTCAAATTTCAAGCACTTGGTTTCCGTTGTTTGCAGTAAACCCACAGAAGTTCTTAGAGAATCCTAATTTTGCAACGAAGGAAGATTATACAAAAGCGTTTATTAAAATATTTGGCGACAGCTATTTAGAAGTGAATGTTCTAAAATAA
- a CDS encoding BON domain-containing protein, giving the protein MKKTIAMAALALAVSFGSISCKKKISDADLQTQATTVVTSNANASVEVKDGQAHLSGTFADQASKDEMIASLKAIPGIKEVHDMSTIEAPVVVETVSAVDPAVQQKVTDAVKDFPSVKVEVINGELTLTGNVSPQQARKIKMSVDALKVGKVNYNYTVK; this is encoded by the coding sequence ATGAAAAAAACAATCGCAATGGCTGCATTAGCGCTTGCTGTATCTTTCGGATCAATTTCTTGTAAAAAGAAAATTTCTGATGCAGATTTACAAACGCAGGCAACTACAGTAGTTACTTCTAACGCGAATGCTTCAGTTGAAGTAAAAGATGGTCAGGCCCATTTAAGCGGAACTTTCGCAGATCAAGCATCAAAAGATGAAATGATTGCTTCTTTAAAAGCGATTCCAGGAATCAAAGAGGTTCATGACATGTCAACTATCGAAGCGCCTGTAGTTGTAGAAACAGTTTCAGCTGTTGATCCTGCAGTTCAACAAAAAGTTACCGATGCCGTTAAAGATTTCCCTTCAGTGAAAGTAGAAGTTATAAATGGTGAATTAACATTAACTGGAAACGTGTCTCCTCAACAAGCAAGAAAAATAAAAATGTCTGTTGACGCTTTGAAAGTAGGAAAAGTTAACTATAATTATACGGTAAAATAA
- a CDS encoding SH3 domain-containing protein, which produces MSALQDKYASVISAAQSAGVSNLQVAEKDGILYVSGNTSTTAAKDAVWNALGAIDSNYSASDINVDVQVAGLAAGASLRVATESSNLNLRQEPSTEAAVVGKAAKGASVTLVEQTSDDWWKVKNADGEEGYAYARYLQA; this is translated from the coding sequence ATGAGTGCATTACAAGATAAATACGCAAGTGTAATTTCTGCAGCGCAGTCGGCTGGAGTTTCTAATTTACAAGTTGCTGAAAAAGATGGAATCCTTTATGTTTCCGGGAATACAAGTACTACCGCAGCGAAAGATGCTGTTTGGAACGCGCTTGGAGCAATCGACTCTAATTATTCGGCTTCAGATATTAACGTAGATGTTCAAGTTGCTGGATTGGCGGCTGGTGCTTCTTTAAGGGTGGCTACTGAGTCTTCGAATCTTAATCTTAGACAAGAGCCTTCCACAGAAGCAGCGGTTGTTGGTAAAGCGGCAAAAGGTGCATCTGTAACTTTGGTTGAGCAAACTTCTGATGATTGGTGGAAAGTGAAAAACGCCGATGGTGAGGAAGGTTACGCTTATGCAAGATATTTGCAAGCCTAG
- a CDS encoding alpha-ketoglutarate-dependent dioxygenase AlkB family protein, translating to MELFENRPDPEFNLLPQDGAVNYYGKIFSQEQADYFYNKLLHTIEWKNDEAIIFGKKIVTKRKVAWYGEENFEYTYSKTTKNALPWTKELLELKNTIEEKTGETFNSCLLNLYHDGNEGMAYHSDGEKDLKKNGAIASLSFGAERRFSFKHKTTKEKVELLLENGSLLMMAGTTQTFWLHRLPPTKKIFGPRINLTFRTIEKEHKNK from the coding sequence ATGGAATTATTTGAAAATAGACCCGATCCCGAATTCAATTTACTTCCGCAGGATGGAGCAGTCAATTATTATGGCAAAATTTTTAGCCAGGAGCAGGCAGATTATTTTTATAATAAGCTTTTACATACGATTGAATGGAAAAATGATGAAGCTATCATTTTTGGAAAGAAAATTGTAACCAAAAGAAAAGTCGCGTGGTATGGCGAAGAAAACTTCGAATACACTTATTCAAAAACGACCAAAAATGCACTTCCCTGGACAAAGGAATTATTAGAACTTAAAAACACGATTGAAGAAAAAACGGGTGAAACATTTAATTCCTGTTTACTCAATCTTTACCACGATGGAAATGAAGGAATGGCTTATCACAGCGATGGCGAAAAAGATTTAAAGAAAAATGGCGCAATTGCTTCCTTAAGTTTTGGCGCAGAAAGAAGATTTTCCTTTAAACATAAAACCACAAAAGAGAAAGTTGAACTTCTATTAGAAAACGGCAGCTTACTTATGATGGCTGGAACAACTCAAACTTTCTGGCTTCACCGCTTGCCGCCGACGAAAAAAATATTTGGCCCCAGAATCAATTTAACTTTTCGAACCATCGAAAAAGAACATAAAAACAAATAA